A window of Panicum virgatum strain AP13 chromosome 8K, P.virgatum_v5, whole genome shotgun sequence contains these coding sequences:
- the LOC120646131 gene encoding M protein, serotype 12-like, translating into MAVAIPLLSLNPLGLVALGGGLAAYYLLRDLRLPRFRPRVMPEVIDAEADARRAEALRRQQEKAALQRQLVECLATKVELQRQLDECWEAKPKLKVELELKVQLILELELKIKVQLEIEIKIRRELEECKETKDQLQRELEECRKEKAELQSKLEAGKVKKGELQRQLEERGCVSAEANEEATKACDAEKALDAKIMVRLRK; encoded by the exons ATGGCGGTGGCGATTCCATTGTTGTCTTTGAATCCGTTGGGTCTTGTGGCTTTAGGTGGAGGATTGGCCGCGTATTATCTTCTCCGTGACCTGCGCTTGCCGCGCTTCCGCCCGCGAG TTATGCCGGAGGTGATAGACGCGGAGGCTGATGCCCGGAGGGCGGAGGCTCTCCGAAGGCAACAGGAGAAGGCTGCTCTCCAAAGGCAACTGGTTGAGTGCTTGGCGACAAAGGTTGAACTCCAAAGGCAATTGGACGAGTGTTGGGAAGCAAAGCCTAAACTCAAAGTCGAGCTCGAATTAAAGGTACAACTCATTTTGGAACTCGAGTTAAAGATTAAGGTCCAGTTGGAAATCGAGATAAAGATTAGGCGGGAACTGGAGGAGTGTAAGGAGACAAAGGATCAACTCCAAAGGGAATTGGAGGAGTGTAGGAAGGAAAAGGCTGAACTCCAATCGAAATTGGAGGCGGGTAAGGTGAAAAAAGGTGAACTCCAAAGGCAATTAGAAGAACGTGGGTGTGTGTCGGCAGAGGCAAATGAGGAGGCTACAAAGGCATGTGATGCTGAGAAGGCACTTGATGCTAAAATTATGGTGAGATTGAGAAAATGA